One window from the genome of Nicotiana tomentosiformis chromosome 5, ASM39032v3, whole genome shotgun sequence encodes:
- the LOC138892720 gene encoding uncharacterized mitochondrial protein AtMg00810-like: MGFAQRYYDYPLFTQKMNLGLVVILVYVDDLLVTGSSLKLIKQVRKDLQERFKIKDLGKRKYFLGIEFSRSQEGIVMYQRKYTLELVFELGLAGAKPAATPLEFNHKLTSIEFDKQIPDVRSTVDKELEDKGGYQRLVGRLLHLTMTRPDIAFVVQVLSQYMHVPKVSHMEAAQRVVRYIKTAPRLGLVMPAKVSKSLFACCDSDWGACVESRRSVTGYAVKFGEALISWKFKK, encoded by the coding sequence ATGGGATTTGCTCAAAGGTACTATGACTATCCTTTGTTTACTCAGAAGATGAATTTAGGGTTAGTAGTTATTCTAGTATATGTAGATGACCTTTTAGTAACTGGAAGTAGTCTaaaactgatcaaacaagtcagaAAGGATTTGCAGGAGAGGTTCAAGATAAAAGATCTTGGTAAACGTAAATACTTTCTAGGGATTGAGTTCTCTAGATCTCAGGAAGGAATAGTTATGTACCAAAGGAAGTATACTTTAGAACTAGTTTTTGAACTAGGACTAGCAGGTGCAAAGCCAGCAGCAACACCTCTGGAGTTCAATCACAAGCTCACATCCATTGAGTTTGACAAGCAAATACCAGATGTTAGATCTACAGTTGATAAGGAACTTGAAGACAAGGGAGGATATCAGAGACTAGTTGGAAGGTTGTTGCATTTAACCATGACAAGGCCTGATATTGCCTTTGTGGTTCAAGTTCTCAGTCAGTATATGCATGTACCTAAGGTGTCTCACATGGAAGCTGCCCAAAGAGTGGTGAGGTATATCAAAACTGCTCCTAGACTTGGACTGGTTATGCCTGCAAAAGTAAGCAAATCTCTGTTTGCATGCTGTGATTCTGATTGGGGAGCTTGTGTAGAGTCAAGGAGATCAGTGACAGGCTATGCAGTGAAATTTGGTGAAGCACTGATATCATGGAAGTTTAAAAAATAG